In the genome of Arthrobacter alpinus, the window GCTGACGGGCACCGGAGGAGCGTGAACCGGCATCTGGCAGGGTCAGTTCGGGCGGAGCACCGGCCAGGGCATCCTGCCAAGCACGCAACTTGGCCTCCAGCGCAGGTGCGGGTTCATCGGTTCCTCGTCCAGGGACAGCTTCGCCGGGCACAGTCGCAATGGATTCCACGGTGGATTCCGAAGTGCCTTCCAACAATTGCCGTTGCCATAGGGCGAAGTCCGCATATTGCAGCCCCAAGGGGCGCTGGAGGGGGCTGGCCCCACAGCATCGAGCCGAGTAGGCGGTGGAGATGTCCCGTGCCAGGGGTGCCAGAGATGCGCCATCGCTGGCAATATGGTGGATCACCAGCTGGAGCACCCATTCGTCATCGTCGAGGCGAATCAGTGCGGCGCGCAGGGGCAGCTCATGCACCAGGTCGAAGCCGCGTGATGCCCCCTCGGCTTGTAGGCGTGGCAACTCGCCATGGGCTCCGGCGTCCTTGAACTCCAGCAGCTTTGACACTGTGCAAGCCGGATGGATCACCTGTTCGGGAGTTCCTTCGGTAGCGGGGTAGCTGGTGCGCAGGACTTCATGGCGTGCCACCAGGTCATCGAGGGCCAGGGAGAGTGCCTCCGGATTCAGGGCACCGGTAAGCCGGACGGCGAGGACGATGTTGTAGTCGGCTGAGCCCGGGTCCAGCTGGTTGAGGAACCACAAGCGGGATTGGGCGTAGGAGAGGGAAATTCGATCCGGCCGATTGCCCTTGGTGGAGCGCATCCATGCATCCACAGGCTGGCGGGCCGCCCGACCGGTGCTCTTGGGGCCCTTGGCAGGGCTGGACCCCAAGGTCGCCAAGAGGGCTGAGGGGGTAGGGGACTCGAAGATGGTGCGCAGCGGCAGTTCTGCGCCGAATGCCTCGCGGAGGGCCGCAACCAACGCAACGGCCAACAAGGAATGGCCGCCCAGGCTAAAGAAATCGTCGTCCATCCGCACATCGTCCGCGCCCAGCACTGTGCCAAAGACGGCGCACATTTTTTCCTCTCGTGCCGTGGAGGGGACTCTGGAGCCTGGGTTGGAGGTGGCAGGAGCCGGCAGGGCGCGCTTGTCCAGCTTTCCATGAGGGGTCAGCGGGATCTCGGCCAATGGGACCAGTGCTTTGGGCATCATGTACTCGGGTAGGCGCGCGGCGGCAAAGTCACGCAGATCTGCCGGATCCGCAGTGCCGACGTAGTAGCCGATGATGCGCTCGGTGGCGCCGGACTCGACCATGACGGCGGCACGGTGTACTTGCTCGTGGCGGGCCAACACGCTCTCAATCTCACCCGGTTCCACCCGGAAACCTCGGATCTTGAGTTGGTCATCGGCGCGGGCCACAAATTGCAGCTCTCCGCCGGGAAGGCGCCGTACCAGATCACCGGTGCGGTACATCCTGGCGCCGTCGCCGTATGGATTGGCGACGAAGCGGTTGGCAGTCTCGGCGGCTCGGTTGACGTATCCGGTGGCCATTCCGGCCCCGGCCAGATAGAGCTCCCCGGTGACACCGTGCGGTACGGGTGACAGGAAATCGTCAAGGACGTAGCTTTCCACGTTGCGGATGGCACGGCCAATGCGGGGAAGGGTGCCGCTGATGCGGGTAAGTACCGAGTCAACAGTGAACTCGGTTGGACCGTAGAAGTTGTAGGCGGTGACTTGGTCGTTGCCGGCAAGTTCGCGCCACAGTCCAGCCGGGACACTTTCACCTCCCAGGGCCAGCACCAGCTGTGTGCTCCGTGGGATATCCAGAAGGCCGGATTCCAGCAGGGCACTGATATAAGACGGGGTGCTTTCCAGCACGGTAATGCCATTGGCCATACAGAACGCGACCAAGGCCTGGGCATCAGTGCGAATGTGATCGGGCACCATGTGCAACGTGGCACCGGCGACGAGCCAGAGCATCGGATCCCAAGCGGCATCGAATCCCAAGCCGGCGATGTGGGCGACGGCTGTACCCTCGCCGTCTCCGTTGCCGAAGGTGTCGGCGACCATCGTGTGCCTGTGATGCAGGAACAGGTTGGCCAGGGCGCCGTGAGTGACCTCCACACCCTTGGGAGTGCCGGTGGAGCCGGAAGTGTAGATCACGTAGGCCGGGTGGGCAGGGGCAATGCCGGTTAGGGCAACCGGGTGGTTTCCCAGCGTCCCGGCGGCCAGCAGTTCTTCCAGGTTTCCGGCGGCAATGGTGAGCCGTGGTGCGCTGTCGTCCAGGATCAGCCCGATTCTTTCGGACGGGTAGCTCAGGTCCACGGGCACATAGACGGCCCCGGTGCGGAGCACGGCGAGGGCAGCACAAACGACGTCATTGCCTCGAGGAAGTGCAACGGCTACGCGGTCGCCGGCGCACACACCGGCGGCGGCCAAGCCCGCTGACAGCAATTCGACGGCGGCATGCAGCTCGGCAAAGGTCAAAGTGGTATGCCCGTCGCTGACTGCTGTTCGGCCGGGACGGCGCGCTGCGGTGGCCGCGAATTCGGTCGGTATGGTGGCGCTCCCGTTCTCTGAGAGTGGCCCGCTTCCCAGCTCACGTATCTGTGCTGCCTCCTGGCGGGTCGTCACCTGCAGGCGGGAGAGAGGAGTGTGCGGATGGGCCACAAACTGTTCCACCATGTGCTTGAACCTGGCAGCGATCAGGGCAGCAGTTGCGGGTTCAAAGAGAGCAGGGTCAAACCCCAAAGAGCCGGTCATCCCCAATCCTGGCCCGTTTTCAGCCAAATCGAGGAGCAAATCAAATTTGGCGCCCCCGGGCTCTGCTGTCCTGTCCGCGACGACCTCCAGTCCTGCCATGGAGAGCTGCTCCGGTGCTGAGTTGGCGAGGCTGAGCATAACTTGGAAGAGGGGGTGGCGCTGCTGGGATCGGGCGGGGTTGAGTTCCTCCACGACCCGTTCAAACGGGGCGTCTTGATTGGCGTAGGCGCGCAGGTTGGTGAACCTGACTGCGTCGATCAACTCCCCTGCCGTGGGGTTGTTTGAGGTGTTGGTGCGCAGCACCAATGTGTTGACAAAGAATCCAACGAGCTCATCCAGTGCTGTGTCCGGACGGCCGGCCACAGGTGTGCCGAGTGGAATATCGGTCCCTGCCCCGAGCTTGGTGAGGAGGGCCGCGAAGGCGGCCTGCAGCACCATGAAGAGGCTGGCGTTGTGGTCCCTGGCAAGGGCAGAGAGTTTCTCATGGGTGGGACCGTCGATAGTCACGGGGACGGCGTCTGCGGCCCATTTGTCCGTTCGGGTACCACGGGCATGGTCGAAAGGCAGGGACAGCTCCTCAGGAGATCCATCCAGTTCTGCCTTCCAGAAGGCAAGCTGGCGGGCGAGCGGGCTCTGTGGTTCGTCTTCACTGCCCAGTTCTTCACGCTGCCAGAGGGCGTAGTCGGCATATTGGACCGGTAGCGGGGTGAATTCCGGCGGCGCATTGTTGGTGCGGGCCGAGTATGCCTTGGACAGGTCGCGTGCTAGCGGGGCAAGCGACCAGCCGTCGGCGGCGATGTGGTGCAGGGTCAACAACAACACATGTTCACGGGCGCCGAGCTGGAATAGTGCGGCACGCAGCGGCAATTCGTTGGTGAGTTCGAAGCCACGGCCCGATGTGGCACGCACTGCGTGGTCAAGGTGCTCCCGGGAGGTCTGCACTGCCGCAAGAGGGACTGCAGCGTCCTCCGGCGCCAGGATGAGTTGTTCCGGTTCACCATTGGCAAAGGTAAAGACGGTGCGCAGGCTTTCGTGGCGTGCCACGACATCGTTGATTGCGTGTTCGAGCGCAGCCACGTCCAACGGCCCGGACAAGTTCAGCACAATGGGAATGTTGTAGGCGCCGGAAGATGGGTCGAAGCGGTTCAGGAACCAGAGGCGGCGCTGGGCGAAGGAAAGCGGCAGCGGGTTGGGCCGGTCCTGGCGGGCAAGTGGGTGCCGTTGCGGTGCGGGTGCGTCCAAGGTCCCGGCGATTCCGGCCACTGTTGGCGATTCAAAGATCGTGCGCAGTGCGGGTGCGGATCCGATTCGTGACCGGAGCACCGCAACCAGGCGGGTTGCCAGCAGGGAATGGCCGCCGAGCTCAAAGAAGTCATCATCGCGACCAACCCTGTCCAAACCCAGCACTTCCGAGAATGCAGCTGCCACGGTCCGTTCTGCGTCGGTGCGAGGTGCCTGCGTGATGCTGGCGGTCTCCGGCTCCGGCAGCGCCTTGATGTCCAGCTTGCCGTTGGGGGTTAGGGGGATCTGGTGAATATGCACGATGGCCGAGGGGATCATGTAGTCCGGCAGGCTGTGACGCAGGTCAGCCCGGATAGCGGCCGTGTCCATCCCGTCCATGCCGGTGATGTAGGCCAGCAGCTGATCGTAGCCCGCCCTGTTTTTAGCGACGACGACGGCGGCAAGGTCTACGCCGTCGGTGGCGCGTAAGGCTCCTTCGATTTCTGCCGGTTCGATCCGGAATCCCCTGATCTTGACCTGCTGGTCGATCCGGCCGAGAAATTCGACTCCGGTATTGGCCAGACGCCGAACAACATCGCCGGTGCGGTACATGCGAGAACCATCGGAGGCAAACGGATCGGCGATGAATCGTTCGGAGCTGAGCTGCGGCTGGTCAAGATAGCCTCGGGCTACGTTGTGACCAGCCACATAAAGCTCACCTATGGCGCTACTGGGAACCGGATTCAGCCCCGAGTCCAAAATGTAGTGGCGGCTGTTGGCCACCGACGAGCCCAGATGTGGGGTGGATCCGGGTTCCATGACGGCCGTCATGCTGTCCACGGTGGTTTCGGTCGGGCCGTAGAAATTGTAGGCGGTGACACCCTTGGCCTGTGCCAACATTCCCCACAGGCTGGGGTCCACCGCCTCACCTCCCAACGCCACCACGGACGGGTGGAACTCGGCGTCGAACAGCCCTTCGGCCAGTAGAACCTTGGCGAACGACGGCGTGGTCTCGATGCTGTCGATCCGGCGCTCGGTCAGATAGCTTGCCAGGGCCTGTGGGTCACGGCGGGTGAGGTCGTCCACCAGATGAAGTTCGTGCCCGGCTATAAGCCACAAGATCGGGTCCCATGAAGCATCGAAGGATAGTCCGGCGGTGTGCGCCACGCGCAGGGTGCGCCCGAGCCTTGCCTCGGCGGGGCGGAAGATGTCCTCACGGTGGGAGGTGTACAGGTTTAGAAGGGCTCGATGTTCCACGCCCACGGCCTTGGGGCGGCCGGTGGAACCCGAAGTGAAGATGATATACGCCAGGTCATTCTGCCCCCGGCCACGTTCTCCAAACGGTGCCGGGGGAGCCTGGCCAGCGCTGCAGACATGGGCTCTCCATCAAGCACCACCTCTGGGCAGGGGTTCGCGATGTGTCGAGTTGATTGCGAGTCGTTCAGCCCGGCTGCGGTCAGCAGCAAAATCGGCTCGGCGTCTTCGAGCATGCCGCGTACACGGCCCGCAGGATAATCCGGATCGATCGGGACATAGGCGGCGCCCGACTTCAGGATGCCGAGGATGGCTACGCCCAAGTGCGTGCTGCGCTCAAGTCGAACGGCCACATTGGTGCCGGGCCCGGCACCGCGGCTCCGCAGGAAATGGGCCAATTGGTTGGATTGCTGGTCGAGTTCCATGAAGCTGAGGCGCCCGTCCCCGGCCACCAGTGCATGGGCATGGGGTGTGTGGGCCGCATGCGCCTCGAATTCTTCGACAATTGTGTGAGACGGGAGGCTTAGGGACTCGGCCCCGCCCATAGCCAGCAGCTCCAGATCCTCTTCGGACGTGGTGACTGTGAGATTGGCAACCGTGGCATTCTCGGCGCCGGTCACGCGGTCAAGTAGCAGGATGAAGCGGTACAGGTGATCCCGGACCGTCTCTCGAGTGTAGAGGTCGGCATTCGCCTCGAACTGGATCGTAACGGGAATCGCATCCCCCCTCTTTTGGTCCTGCCGCAGGCCGTGGATGATGATCGAGAGGTCATCGATGGGGCCAGTGGAGAGCACATGCATGGTCCCGGCCGAGGCACCGAAGACGATGTCATCAATGATGGGCAGAATGTTCACCGATGGCCCGATATAGCTTGGGCGTCCAGGCAAGCCTTCCTGGCGGAAGCGCTGGTGAATCAGTGCGTTGCGCAGTGCTCCACCAGCCATCATGACGGTACCTTCGACTGTGTCGTGGGGGTTGAGCTCAAATCGGACAGGGACGATGTTCGACAGCATCGACGGTACTGACTTCGCCAGCGAGCCGCGCCGGGCCGTGACCGGCAGCGCCAGGGTGATGTGCCGTTCGGCGGTCATCTTGTGCAGATAGAGGGCCGCCGTGGCAAGAATGACGGCGGGGGCACTGGCGGCGCCATCGGCCAGTCTGTGGACAACCTCTTGGGGGAGTTCGGCAGTGAGACGAACAAGCGCAGAGGCATTGCGGCTGGGCCGCCCAACCAAGCCAGCCGGTGGTTCCGCCACGGACCGTTCCCAAAAATCTTTGTCGAGGGCAGCTTGGCGGGAACCCAGATAACTCGACTCTTCCGCTAGCAGCACATCCAGTGACGGGAAGGGGGTTGAAGCCGCAGGGACGGAGAAGCTTTCCAGCATCTCGTTGTAGAGCAGGGCTATGCGTTTGAGCACCAAAACGGCAGAATAGCCATCCAGCATCAGGTGGTGGACTCGTTGGTAGAAGAAGAACCGGCTGTCAGTGAGCTGGAACAATTCCACCCGCAGCAGTGGCTCTAGCGCCACATCGCGAGCCGTGGCGAGATCCTTGTCCATCGCTGCACGTGCGTGCGCCTCGGGGGTTCCGGCGCCACCCTGCAATCCACGTAGATCGGTCACAGCCAGTTCCACCGACGACAGCTCGGTCACCTGGTATGGACCGTCGTCATCCTCGGTGAAGAGAACATTCAATGCATCCGTCTCAGCAATGGCCATCCGGACAGCGGTGCCCAACAGGCGGGCGTCAACGTCGCCGGTGATGTCCACAAACTGGGCGATCTGGTACATCGAATTTTCCGGGTCAAGATTTTGGGCATACCAAATACCGCGCTGAGCGGTAGTAAGTGCACGGTGGGCTCCGGTGGGGGGCGAAGACTGGAAATTAGGATGCTGTGGCATGGTCCTTCTCACAATGGCGGTGGTCCGGCAATGCGCCGGGGGGAGTGCTGCGGTTCCGTGCCGTTACTGAAACTGGCCCAATTGGAAGGGGCCGAATGGGACGGAAACGAGCGGGCCGTTGATGAGCGGGGCGTTCAGTAGCGGGCCTGAGATGAGAGTGCCATTGAGGAAAGAGATCGCGGGAAAGTTGACCGCCGACTCTGGAGCGGATGCGGATGCGGATGCGTCGGGGTTGGTGATGGTGGTTGCTGCGCTCGCAGGTACCGCCCCGGCGGCCAGTGCGCCAATGACCATGCCTGTTGCAATGGTGAGCGTTCCAAAGGTCTTGATTGACTTCTGCATAATTCATCTCCTGGTGTAGTCGTCACGTTTCCTGCGCTGCGAGCCTTGAACCGCTCGAGCGCGTTACTACTACATTCGGAGCCATCGCAGTTTTGGATGGGTGGGATAACTGTGGGCCGTGCCATTTCCTGTTCAGCGGATGGTCAGGTCTCCGTTGATCTCCTCGGCTGGCACGAATTTGGTTGCCAGTGTTTCGCTGCCCCGTGCCAACAGTGCGACGTCTGCGCCGACCAGGATGAAGTCGACGCCGATGCCCAGGTAGTGGCGGGCCGTGGCCTCGGCAAAGGCGTTGACACCCACGGGTTTGCCGGCTGCTTTGGCTGCCTTGATGCAAAGCTCGACGGCGGCCACCACCTTGGGGTGTTCCTGCTGACCCAGTACACCCAACGATGCGGCCAGATCTGATGGGCCCAGGAAGATGGCGTCGATCCCGTCAACAGCCAGAATCGCTTCCACGTTTTCCACGGCCTGGGTCGATTCGATCTGAACAATCATCGTGATGGTTTCGGCGGCGCGGGAGAGGTAGTCAGGGATACGGTTCCACCGGGCGGAACGGGCCAGGG includes:
- a CDS encoding HpcH/HpaI aldolase family protein, producing the protein MSVRVTPDPSLKDSLAAAQRPLAGMWVCSGSPLVAEICAGAGLDWLLLDAEHSPNGLESILAQLQAVNGYPVTAVVRPPTNDTVLIKQYLDLGAQSLLIPMVNTAEDATAAVAAAHYPPQGVRGVGSALARSARWNRIPDYLSRAAETITMIVQIESTQAVENVEAILAVDGIDAIFLGPSDLAASLGVLGQQEHPKVVAAVELCIKAAKAAGKPVGVNAFAEATARHYLGIGVDFILVGADVALLARGSETLATKFVPAEEINGDLTIR
- a CDS encoding condensation domain-containing protein yields the protein MPQHPNFQSSPPTGAHRALTTAQRGIWYAQNLDPENSMYQIAQFVDITGDVDARLLGTAVRMAIAETDALNVLFTEDDDGPYQVTELSSVELAVTDLRGLQGGAGTPEAHARAAMDKDLATARDVALEPLLRVELFQLTDSRFFFYQRVHHLMLDGYSAVLVLKRIALLYNEMLESFSVPAASTPFPSLDVLLAEESSYLGSRQAALDKDFWERSVAEPPAGLVGRPSRNASALVRLTAELPQEVVHRLADGAASAPAVILATAALYLHKMTAERHITLALPVTARRGSLAKSVPSMLSNIVPVRFELNPHDTVEGTVMMAGGALRNALIHQRFRQEGLPGRPSYIGPSVNILPIIDDIVFGASAGTMHVLSTGPIDDLSIIIHGLRQDQKRGDAIPVTIQFEANADLYTRETVRDHLYRFILLLDRVTGAENATVANLTVTTSEEDLELLAMGGAESLSLPSHTIVEEFEAHAAHTPHAHALVAGDGRLSFMELDQQSNQLAHFLRSRGAGPGTNVAVRLERSTHLGVAILGILKSGAAYVPIDPDYPAGRVRGMLEDAEPILLLTAAGLNDSQSTRHIANPCPEVVLDGEPMSAALARLPRHRLENVAGGRMTWRISSSLRVPPAAPRPWAWNIEPF
- a CDS encoding non-ribosomal peptide synthetase, translated to MGVEHRALLNLYTSHREDIFRPAEARLGRTLRVAHTAGLSFDASWDPILWLIAGHELHLVDDLTRRDPQALASYLTERRIDSIETTPSFAKVLLAEGLFDAEFHPSVVALGGEAVDPSLWGMLAQAKGVTAYNFYGPTETTVDSMTAVMEPGSTPHLGSSVANSRHYILDSGLNPVPSSAIGELYVAGHNVARGYLDQPQLSSERFIADPFASDGSRMYRTGDVVRRLANTGVEFLGRIDQQVKIRGFRIEPAEIEGALRATDGVDLAAVVVAKNRAGYDQLLAYITGMDGMDTAAIRADLRHSLPDYMIPSAIVHIHQIPLTPNGKLDIKALPEPETASITQAPRTDAERTVAAAFSEVLGLDRVGRDDDFFELGGHSLLATRLVAVLRSRIGSAPALRTIFESPTVAGIAGTLDAPAPQRHPLARQDRPNPLPLSFAQRRLWFLNRFDPSSGAYNIPIVLNLSGPLDVAALEHAINDVVARHESLRTVFTFANGEPEQLILAPEDAAVPLAAVQTSREHLDHAVRATSGRGFELTNELPLRAALFQLGAREHVLLLTLHHIAADGWSLAPLARDLSKAYSARTNNAPPEFTPLPVQYADYALWQREELGSEDEPQSPLARQLAFWKAELDGSPEELSLPFDHARGTRTDKWAADAVPVTIDGPTHEKLSALARDHNASLFMVLQAAFAALLTKLGAGTDIPLGTPVAGRPDTALDELVGFFVNTLVLRTNTSNNPTAGELIDAVRFTNLRAYANQDAPFERVVEELNPARSQQRHPLFQVMLSLANSAPEQLSMAGLEVVADRTAEPGGAKFDLLLDLAENGPGLGMTGSLGFDPALFEPATAALIAARFKHMVEQFVAHPHTPLSRLQVTTRQEAAQIRELGSGPLSENGSATIPTEFAATAARRPGRTAVSDGHTTLTFAELHAAVELLSAGLAAAGVCAGDRVAVALPRGNDVVCAALAVLRTGAVYVPVDLSYPSERIGLILDDSAPRLTIAAGNLEELLAAGTLGNHPVALTGIAPAHPAYVIYTSGSTGTPKGVEVTHGALANLFLHHRHTMVADTFGNGDGEGTAVAHIAGLGFDAAWDPMLWLVAGATLHMVPDHIRTDAQALVAFCMANGITVLESTPSYISALLESGLLDIPRSTQLVLALGGESVPAGLWRELAGNDQVTAYNFYGPTEFTVDSVLTRISGTLPRIGRAIRNVESYVLDDFLSPVPHGVTGELYLAGAGMATGYVNRAAETANRFVANPYGDGARMYRTGDLVRRLPGGELQFVARADDQLKIRGFRVEPGEIESVLARHEQVHRAAVMVESGATERIIGYYVGTADPADLRDFAAARLPEYMMPKALVPLAEIPLTPHGKLDKRALPAPATSNPGSRVPSTAREEKMCAVFGTVLGADDVRMDDDFFSLGGHSLLAVALVAALREAFGAELPLRTIFESPTPSALLATLGSSPAKGPKSTGRAARQPVDAWMRSTKGNRPDRISLSYAQSRLWFLNQLDPGSADYNIVLAVRLTGALNPEALSLALDDLVARHEVLRTSYPATEGTPEQVIHPACTVSKLLEFKDAGAHGELPRLQAEGASRGFDLVHELPLRAALIRLDDDEWVLQLVIHHIASDGASLAPLARDISTAYSARCCGASPLQRPLGLQYADFALWQRQLLEGTSESTVESIATVPGEAVPGRGTDEPAPALEAKLRAWQDALAGAPPELTLPDAGSRSSGARQPGGQQSFTLGAETATALTALAGAQNASLFMALHALLGGFLARMGAGNDLVIGSPTAGRTDPALTELIGFFVNTIPIRLDASGNPTFRELLATARISVLDSFDKDDVPFERLVEALNPPRQLGRHPVFQTMLAVETMDRAVVELPGVQVLPEPETATGEAKFDLSFTFRELGPELGLTATLAYNSAMFTGDAITTLIARLETFIRLAVQSPDLPLSRMDVQSPAETAALAATTAGAIMRPAPSVLEVFAKTVARTPEQTAVTCGADSLSFAALDAATATLAGTLQGQGVVAGDLVSVYLPRSVDTVVAALGVLRAGAVYNPIDADYPAERVTAILEDARPAAVVTTAGLETALDASLTAASLAHTDLLRMEQLPSAVPVDLPEPTASELAYVMFTSGSTGRPKGVEISHGALANLLASHQETLFPDATELTARVQVRVAHTTGVGFDASWDPILWMVDGHELHLITDEVRLDPQRLAGYFAEHGIGAWETTPGYVRQLLAEPAFSSMLREREGAGGPTLTLALGGEAFDAGLWEELSSMGTVQAWNLYGPTEATVDSLLAPVGASGHPVLGSPARNSRAYVLDDSLQHVPAGVIGELYLAGAQLGRGYRGRTDLTSERFIADPFGASGERMYRTGDLVTRSASGEVLFHGRNDQQVKIRGFRVELGEVERALRDVPGVEAAVALVRDTTLDPAHSDTSRLLAYVVAEGEIEQKTADAAQLPERARAQLQKVLPGYMVPAVVVVIAHIPLTTNGKVDFAILPDPAWQERSAGRAPRTPWETTVSAIFAQVLGLPQVGIDESFFELGGHSFLAQPLVSRINDALGTELPVQSLFRSPSVEQLLAEASKGATENVADSLRQLLPLRTTGSKAPLFAVHPATGVSWGFAAMLRHLDKERPLYGLQMPGMLPGVDGQLRAKTLTELADDYIDQIRQVQPEGPYHLIGWSFGGNLVHHLATRLQELGHHVAFLAILDAFPTRQENNADVGTGPALWQNYLYAAGFPVRADEAASLDGPRVLEVLRENHNALGSIPLASLNAMVENFPVLARMIREAQVQRFDGDLYIFRATDGVPEGSPDSATWTPYVSGQIHDTPVPARHSDMLSEGALTHILPVLAIRLGEGTE